The Hemibagrus wyckioides isolate EC202008001 linkage group LG15, SWU_Hwy_1.0, whole genome shotgun sequence genome window below encodes:
- the slc17a9b gene encoding solute carrier family 17 member 9b, with the protein MAILQKHGKNSSPDLAGVKDSSADNFESAGHQKKWPESTQSWSRPVARIWTVVLLLGTCLLYCARVAMPICAVSMAERFNWSKRESGMVLGSFFWGYCFTQVLGGYISDRVGGEKVMLLSATAWGAMTAFTPILAHFCSQPIVSMTVSRFLMGLLQGVHYPSLASLCSQKVVESERGFLMSTVGSGSYLGTLVIGGVGSLMLDLYGWESVFYISGLLSVLWAYCMWKYLLKGEGPIITLESLGSAGTQSKLSRRNWLRLFRQPAVCAVIITHLCTASTFFTLLSWLPTFFKDTFPDSKGWIFNVIPWLVAIPSSLFSGCLSDHLISQGFDIASVRKLMQFFSMGVSSVFTLFLCGTTTFPMAVAFVSATMGLTTFSHSGVSVNVQDLAPSCAGALFGVMNTCGAFSGVIMVYFSGYLIETTGSWASVFALITVVNLMGLGMFLMYAEARRVDIEAMKGRYHNIHI; encoded by the exons ATGGCAATTCTACAAAAACATGGCAAGAACTCCAGTCCAGACCTGGCCGGTGTTAAAGACAGTTCTGCAGATAATTTCGAATCAGCTGGACATCAGAAAAAGTGGCCTGAATCGACTCAGAGCtggtccag GCCTGTAGCACGGATCTGGACGGTGGTGCTGCTGTTGGGGACATGTCTACTGTACTGCGCCCGGGTGGCCATGCCCATCTGTGCCGTCAGCATGGCCGAGCGCTTCAACTGGTCCAAGAGAGAGTCGGGCATGGTGCTGGGCAGCTTCTTCTGGGGCTACTGCTTCACTCAGGTCCTCGGTGGCTACATCAGTGACAG gGTGGGAGGAGAAAAAGTCATGTTGCTGTCCGCTACAGCATGGGGAGCCATGACAGCGTTCACGCCCATCCTGGCCCACTTCTGCTCGCAGCCCATCGTCTCTATGACCGTGTCTCGCTTCCTCATGGGCCTCCTGCAGG GTGTCCACTACCCTTCTCTGGCTAGCCTGTGTTCCCAGAAAGTGGTGGAGAGTGAGCGCGGTTTCCTCATGAGCACCGTAGGGAGCGGCTCGTATCTGGG gacgtTGGTGATTGGAGGAGTAGGCTCTCTCATGCTGGATCTGTACGGATGGGAGAGTGTGTTCTACATCTCTGGTCTCCTGTCAGTGCTTTGGGCTTACTGTATGTGGAAATACCTGCTGAAGGGAGAAG GTCCAATCATTACACTCGAGTCACTGGGCAGCGCTGGAACCCAGTCTAAACTGTCCAGAAGAAACTGGCTGCGTCTCTTCAGACAACCAGCTGTGTG TGCCGTCATTATTACACACCTGTGCACTGCTAGCACCTTCTTCACCCTGTTGTCATGGCTGCCAACTTTTTTCAAGGACACCTTCCCTGATTCCAAG GGTTGGATCTTCAATGTGATCCCGTGGCTGGTGGCCATTCCGTCCTCTCTGTTCAGTGGCTGCCTGTCCGATCACCTCATCAGTCAGG GGTTTGATATTGCTTCAGTGAGAAAGTTAATGCAG ttcTTTTCTATgggtgtgtccagtgtgttcacGCTGTTTCTGTGTGGCACCACTACATTCCCCATGGCTGTGGCCTTCGTGTCTGCTACTATGGGCCTGACCACCTTCAGTCACAG TGGTGTTTCCGTTAATGTTCAGGATCTCGCACCATCCTGTGCTGGTGCTCTGTTTG GTGTGATGAACACTTGTGGTGCATTTTCAG gtGTGATCATGGTGTATTTCTCGGGCTATCTGATCGAGACTACAGGATCGTGGGCGTCGGTCTTCGCCCTCATCACTGTAGTGAACCTGATGGGTTTAGGAATGTTCCTGATGTATGCCGAGGCACGCAGGGTCGACATCGAAGCCATGAAGGGGCGCTATCACAACATACACATCTAA
- the gid8b gene encoding glucose-induced degradation protein 8-B homolog, with translation MMSYAEKPEEITREEWMEKLNNVHVQRADMNRLIMNYLVTEGFKEAAEKFRLESGIEPSVDLDSLDERIKIREMILKGQIQEAIALINSLHPELLDTNRYLYFHLQQQHLIELIRLRETEAALEFAQTQLAEQGEESRECLSEMERTLALLAFDNPEESPFGDLLNMMQRQKVWSEVNQAVLDYENRESTPKLAKLLKLLLWAQNELDQKKVKYPKMTDLSKGTIEDPK, from the exons ATGATGAGTTATGCTGAAAAGCCAGAGGAAATAACTCGTGAGGAATGGATGGAAAAGCTCAACAACGTCCACGTTCAGCGGGCAGACATGAATCGGCTCATCATGAATTATCTGGTGACGG AGGGTTTTAAAGAAGCGGCAGAAAAGTTCAGACTGGAATCGGGAATTGAGCCAAGCGTTGACCTGGACTCGCTGGATGAGAGGATAAAGATCAGAGAGATGATCCTGAAGGGGCAGATTCAGGAGGCTATTGCACTGATCAACAGTCTGCATCCTGAACTTTTAGATACTAATCGCTACCTATACTTCCATCTCCAG CAGCAGCACCTGATCGAGTTGATCCGCCTGCGGGAGACGGAGGCGGCGCTGGAGTTTGCGCAGACGCAGCTGGCTGAGCAGGGCGAGGAGAGTCGAGAGTGTTTGTCCGAGATGGAGCGCACGCTGGCACTGCTGGCCTTCGATAACCCTGAGGAGTCACCGTTTGGAGATCTGCTCAACATGATGCAGAGACAGAAG GTATGGAGTGAAGTAAACCAAGCTGTCCTGGACTACGAGAACCGAGAATCGACACCCAAACTGGCGAAACTCCTAAAACTTCTCCTGTGGGCTCAGAATGAACTGGACCAGAAGAAGGTCAAGTACCCTAAAATGACTGATCTGAGCAAGGGCACTATCGAGGACCCCAAATAA